TCTTCTCCTGATGCCCTTTTTAACtcagccccccccacacacgcacacacacacacgcacacacacacacgcacacacacacacacacacacacacacacactaattggAACCTACCACCTGCACAGGTGGTTATAGGGTGAGCTGACCTGAGCAAGCAACAGTAACACTTAAGTTTCTCAAAACATCATTACAATTGGATAGATCAGTTACTGCCGACAAtactatttatacatatatgtgcaccCACTACTACTAAAGGCACCCCAATTATTATAAACATGTAATTTACTGCAGAACTATCTTACCCATTGTTCTTCACTTTAGGATTGCCCAGCCCCTCCCTTCAGAAAAGACCTAATGAGGCAAACCTGCATCCACTCTCCCTGATTACGCTGGTTAGCAGCTGAGCTACCCCCCTATGAACCCATACAACCTACCGAACAGGCCAAtgtcaaataataaagtaacaaatACACTAAAACAATAACCTACAACATTAGTGATATTAAGAATTAAGAAGACACAAACAGTATTCATTTTGGGAACAGGGCCTAGTGAAAAGGGGGGAAAGGCAGCCTTTTCTCAAAGAGAAAATAGGGATCTTCACTACAGCCATCTTCTATTTTCACTATTACAATGGTGTGTGATCATTATTACTGAGCCAGTGGAGAATTCTGGCTTGTCCAGCTCACTCACTCTGGGTGTTTTTATCCAGGTGAGCTGGCTCTGGAGGAGCATAGTGGAACTGGACCAGCTGTGGATGCCAAAGTGTGTGAGGCTCGGCTGGTGCATCAACTTCTCCCCGACCCCGCTGGAGCAGGCCGTCTGGAAGAGGCTCTACATCCAGACGTTGCAGGAGCTGCGAGTCACCTCGCTGCAGGTCAGGAGACCAGATGCACACTTAGCTCAGCAATCAAACAGGATTCACATCTCAAAGACAGAGAGCTGTATAACCAATGTGGTGCCCTGGCCAAGATTTCAGCTCTTTCTGTTTCGctttttgtgatgttttttggcatttctttcgaCGTTTTAGtcgctttttccgatgtttcTTTTGACGTTTTGGACGttcttttcaacttttttttaaatttcatttcTTTTGACGATTATTGTAGGCTACCTGTTTCTTTCGACGTTTTTGACGTTCTTTTTGAcgttcttttcaacgtttttgaccTTCCTTGATGTTTTTCACATTCTTTTCAAAATTTTTGATGTTCTTTTTTGACGTTCTTTCCGACACTTTTGACATTCTTTTTGACGTTCTTTTTACGTTCTTTCCAACGTTCTTTCCAAcgttcttttcaacgtttttgacgTTCTTCTCTACGCTTTTGACGTTCTTTTCGActattttggctttttttcccccaatagttattgtcgcttttttctacatttaaaaaaaaaaatttggcaCATTCTTCTTATTATCTCTAACTTTTCTTACTCATTTGGACTGCCGGGGCCCCTAGCATTTCACTATAGCCTTTGCCACGGGCCGGACCTGCTTGGATATCCTGCCCTACGGCTCAGGAGAAACCTTCATGAGGGTAACTACAATATAACGTTTATTAAAAGTCTATTGTCCATGTCCAGGCTGTCTCATCCCAGCAGCAGTCTGTGGTTCCACACGTATCAGCCATCAGCAGCAGACATGGAGATGTGTCTGAACCGGCCTTCATCAGCGAGGAGCGATCAACCTCCACCACCCCCGCCCAGACCCGTGGAGGCATCTCCAGGACGGGGTTCAGAAAGGAGAAGCAGCCGACTACACCGCCACCATGGAAAGATTCCGACAGACGTCCTACAGACACACTACGCTTCAACTACCTGGACAACCTGGAGCCCAGTGAAGCAGCTGTCAGAGCGTAAGGCTGCagcacagaggaggaggaggaggggggggggtgcagtTTTCAAATAGGACATTACAATTGGTCAAATTAATCAAAAccttttaaaggtgctgtaggtaggattgtgaagatcttgcaaaaactgcaagttcccgcaatttcatcgcataaaattgcataaatatcccgcatattccatcgcattttttaagaaaacgtgccgcataatcaaggatttttgcccgcaacaatcacaaaaaaacttttttctggaaggactgattataGGAGGCGGGGCCACCCGCTATTGGCCAAATCAGGAGCACccccatagactgttaatattaatggacaacgcatcTGGTtcagcgaagtgctgcaaatgcggaagtgccttaaagctgcattctatctgaattccagcagggggcaacacgtgtggttgcaaaaggaggtcggtttctgtaggagtctatgagaaagtgacccactcctcacttgatttattacctcagtaaacattttcataatgagtttatggtctcaatcgctagtttcaagttttctgcaacacagaatgattttaatgtttttgaataatgaaaaaatctgcgttaaagcagggggtgtttaagggcgtggctatgatgcgattgccagtgaaagtgtgtaacgtaacgtattcactcctccctctcgtctaaaatcgtcacatccgcaaccaggatgggtgcgcccgtaacggcaaactcaacgacggatagcagatctccacaaaccaatgggtgacgtcacaaaTGCACTGttcattaatatttacagtgtATGGGAGCACCTGAGAGCCAGAAGAAAAACAAGGGGGAAGCGCATAACAGGCACAAGCTAAATGTGAAACATCATGGTTCATTACGAGTTAAAAGCATTCTTTTGTCCATTATCTGCAGAGCGACAAGCCCCCGTTTTGCTCTTTTGACCCTCGTCGTCTGCAGATAATTCCGAtgcaaagatgaaaaaaaaaagatgctgcTCCGCCTGCTCACTGCCTCGTCTGTCTTTCTGCAGAGGCTCCAGCGGCCGCCGCGGCAACAACACATCACAGCCAGACGGCGGGAGCCAGAAAACACTGTCTGAGGCACATTACAAACTACGCAAAGCCAAATCGCTGGTAAAGCACACTGCATCCATCACTGCTGCCATGGCCCCACTGGGGTGTGTGTAAACATGGAGGATCCTCTGGAGACTGTTGCAGCCAGCAGGCATCATGCATTATGGAGCATCGCTTACACAGGAAGAGCATGTTAATGATGGGCTGCTCAGGGAGGGAGCGAGGggacagagggggggggggaagccaaatgatgctgatgatgggggtgagggaggagaagagggtGAGATAGAGGACACTGTGGCATTTAATATTCTGGCTTTGGTGAAATCATCATACATCATTATTTTTCCTGGATACAGTTACTAATAACAACACAATGCACCTGGAATCATGTTAAATTTCAATTTTTCTAAACATTTTGGTCATTAAGGTAACCTCCCCGTTCTCTGATaactattagggctgcaactaacgattgttACCATTAATCCGTCGATTTAGTTTCcagattaatggattagttgcgTGCTTTAtagaatgtcagaaaatggcgAAAAacgtcgatcagtgtttcccaaagcccaagacgacgtcctcaaatgtctcgttttctCCACAACCCAaaagacattcagtttactgtcacagaggagtctAGAAACCACAAGATATTCACATTCAACAAGCTACAATTTTgagaattcttatttatttttttaattaaaaaaaattattataactgaataagaagctggaatcagataatttgttcttgtttttcattaaaaaccATTAATCGACTATCAAATTAGTTGACGATTAATTTAACAGTCgacgactaatcgattaatcgattcatctctGCAGCTGTACTGAGAACCTTTTGTCTTTCTCTTGCTTCAGATGTTTCTCAGCTCCAACTGCAGACCccaacatcctcctcctccccctcctcctcctcctcctcctcatcatgaGACCCAGTCTCGACCTTCTTGGGCTGCTCGCAGTCCCGAGCCCGCCGTTACCAAGGAGACGGCCAAGAGCATGCTGCGCCTGGCCCGGTGGAATGCTGGGATCCGTCCGGGCCCGGTGAGGCCGGCGGTGCCCCGGCTGAGCGTGGAGGCGCTCCGGGCGGCCCAGCGAACACACCGGAGCGCTCCCAGTAAGCAATCCCCACTGGTCCACTCCTCCGGGCTGAATGTGATGTAACCACACAGCAAGAAAGTATTCAGGACCATTAAAATCACTGGCTCCGCAAGAAAGTCTCAGACTGTGTGCAGTCAGTGATCCTATTAGAAATTTTTATGTTAGTTACTAACTCCTGAGTGGGGCTTATTGATTCTCCTgagcattatatatatatatatatatatatatatatatatatatatatatatatatatatatacatatacatacacacacacactaccagttaaaagtttggggtcacttagaaatttctattccactccattatagacagaataccagctgagatcagctgcattgttttttttaaccagcgcagcagttttcagattacattatgtgcttacataattgcaaaagggttctccaatgttttctcagttatcCTTTTAaaatatcagattagtaaacagaatgtgcctctggaacattggatgaatggttgctgataatgggcaatgtagatattgcattaaagatcaccacttctttctacaacagtccagaaccccctttgcaattatgtaagcacataatgtaatctgaaaactgctgcgctggttaaaaaaacaatgcaactgatctcagctggtattctgtctataatggagtggaatgcaGGGACTGTTTCTATCGCTCCTAGGTACACAGCTGTTCCAGGCTCAGCCCTGGACTGTTcctgctccacacacacacaagacatgaAGTGAGCCATCGCCATCGTCAGGGCGACGGCACAACTACAGCTTCAGGACCCGATTTAGAGCTACAGCTTCAcatgggaaagaaaaaaagaattttatAAGACATTTCAGTTGTAGAATGCATTCCATGTTTTTGCACATGGAATGCATTCTCTTTGCAAGCTATTGTGTAAACACTGCATTGGCTGGAGATTAGAAGAGACATGAAAATGATGATGAAAATTTGACATTTACATATCATTATTTTTGACATTGTGCGAAAAGAAATTGGCAGAAATTACTTAAGGGCTGAATCATCTGAAACTTTACAGAACTTACACCTCCCCGTGGCTTTACACTGAAGgagaaaaatcactttttttacagCTATAAAACAAGTTAGAAGCCTGATAGTTATAGGACAGCATCTTGAATATTTAAACAGTTCTGTGattgtttttaataactttttccaGATGTAATTCTTACACTGTGAAGGTTTTGACCACTAGCAGCTGATTCAAATATGCCTAGAAATGTAGCTATGTGCCAGCAAAATGCTCCACAGTGTACCTTTCATTATTAGAATAATATAACAATACATAGTTATCTGATATGGAGAGAACGGTAGTTGTGTATCTATGGAAGCAAATAAGAGACTAAAGTATTTCACTACTTTCACTTTTAACAGCCACTGAATACttaatgttgaaatattttactttgcCATGTATCTGATTGTATTTGTTCTGAATTCCCCctctttaaaataaaaccatGAACTGTCTTAATATGCAATTTCAAAAGCTGAatttgaattctttttttttttttaaatggtcacACATTCAGATCCAAAAATTGAAGTttcagaataaaaacaaaagattcAGGTTGCTCAAATTCCATCGGTCAAATTCAGATCTAAAAATTCaaattgaaaagaaattcaaatagaaaataattcaaatcAAACATCAGTGAAGTTGAAATAATTCACGTTATAGCATTTTCAGTGTCTGTTAAAATTCAAACGCGTACGTCTCTTATTTGCTTCCATATGTCTCACATATTGCAAATAAGAAAAGCAAAGGAAACATAGTCTGAATAAGAAATGTACCACCTTTATTATCCAATCCACACATCCCATTCAATATGCAATACAAAGCCAAAGCAACGTATATAAACAGTGAGTCTGAGAAATATCcaaaaatattaaacaataacTGTCAGTTTAAGACAAACAAACTTTTGTCTCAGTATTCAAAACATCATCTCACATTCAACACACAGTAGCAAAGAGGGGAAGCTTTGTGTACATCCATCATGATCATTTCTTTTTAACAGTCGGATATGAAATATCAGTATCATACGTAcacgtacacgcacacacacacacacacgtatatattACTAAATACAGGAgaatcaaaaaaaataaacagaccTAAATGAACGGTGAATACCCGACATTAATTTAATGTTAATGAACTAAATGTTAACATGTTAGTCAAAGGGCGGGAGTGTGTATGGATCAGTATATATAGTTTATGGATGAAATCAAATTAAAGTCTAAATAATCTTTACAGGTTAAGTCCTACGATTTTGTCAGCTCGTGCAAGTCTTTAAGGCGACGTTGTGATAAGCCACAGACAGTTCCATGTTCTATGATCACAGAGGGGGGGGATGATTGTGTGGTGGAGTCATAAAGCTATCATAAAAGCATGTTAGATGGTAAAATTGAAATCTGCAGTTATTCTCTGGAAAAgtggaagtttaaaaaaaaaaaaaaaagttttacccAAAAGAAAAAGCACCTTCACAACAGATCTATGTGTTTATTAGTTGATTCCTTCATACACACTTCAGAGACAACAGGAACAATGAACCGTCATTACACTTTAAGCAACAGTCACGGATGATGGGATTGTCCGATCTGGTGAGCAGGTTAGTTGGAGTATGTtgggagctgctgctgctcagctGATTACTGAGGAAATGAAGAGGAATACCCATGTTGTGATATGAATAGAGTGAGCCAGGAGAGCAGTAATATACAATAGATCTATGACCAGTGACAATGATCGTACTCACAAAACGCAAAGGCAATTTTGAAAGGTCATCAACTTTTTCCCTTCAGCAGTCCAATTTTTAAGGCACATTTTTTTTGGAGTGTACATTATTTCAATCTGTCAATTCTCCGGCTTTGAATGGTCCTGGGTGTAGAAAAACTCAAATATGGTTTTAAACATGTCGAACAAtatcaaagaaagaaagatgaacCTGATCCCACCGGTCTCTCCCACCCCCtcctacataagagtgacatgacacggtcatgaacgtgtcataaagattataaacaagtcataacgcttctgtcattgtcattcggtttttgtcacgacaagttatggttagggtccacgtgtcatgacagtgtcatgtgttcatgacagtcactcttatgtagataccttcaagtaaagtgttacctaatAATCCTTCAACTCAGTGGTCTTCACTATATCTTTCATGAGAGCCACACTGATAGGACAAAGTCAACAGGAGAGCCACTTATACAGCAAAGTATCAAAAGTTACTGTACATCCAGTCAGAAATAGCATGTCTGCTTATCAATCTGTCATCCCTAAACATACAATATGCCATTTGTTTCTACATTAGCCCATCATGTATCAACCATCCAAGAGCACATTCGGTGTAAAGAGCTGGAAAGTCCTCTCAAACTGGCAAGGGACGGAAGGGCAGAGCAAGATTAAATATCTTTTTTAGACTATATTTCCATCTTGTAATGCCACTGTtttgggtatttttttttttaataacttattTGTAATAGAGCAGACTTAGGGATATGTCGTAGCCCTGcttgttttgaatgttttttatgAAATCTGTATTGACTGCATGATCATTCTGCCATGCGAGCCACAAATTAAAGATTGGCGAGCTTCGCAATGAGTAACACTGCTTTAACCAATCAGGGAAGAGATAaaacaaaagcttttttttttttcagttaagAAGCACAAGTcatttattcagaatggaagttttttttttttttggtctctcTTTTagagaaatgcattttttttctgtttaatacAAAAAGCCACAAAGTAAGTCACTTAAAACATGGCGGAACATCACTCGGAGCATTTGCCACATAACAATTAAATACAACATTTGGTTGGTTGATTTGATATCATCGCAGCCCCTTTTTCAAACCTCGACACGGAAGCACACCTCGACATACTGGATCTTACTGGATGTGCAGAGTGAGTTTTGTGTTCACAGTGGATTTATTTCAACA
This Sander lucioperca isolate FBNREF2018 chromosome 9, SLUC_FBN_1.2, whole genome shotgun sequence DNA region includes the following protein-coding sequences:
- the fbxo16 gene encoding F-box only protein 16; this encodes MPVAPRSSASCAKMQTKLSAWTPLNHPESNSKVFEERRKLLAKWFARWSDSQRKALLQDFVLSCSVEQLMFLQLTVSSRLPLQAADFTCLLPRALCLYLFSFLDPRSLCRCAQVSWLWRSIVELDQLWMPKCVRLGWCINFSPTPLEQAVWKRLYIQTLQELRVTSLQAVSSQQQSVVPHVSAISSRHGDVSEPAFISEERSTSTTPAQTRGGISRTGFRKEKQPTTPPPWKDSDRRPTDTLRFNYLDNLEPSEAAVRAGSSGRRGNNTSQPDGGSQKTLSEAHYKLRKAKSLMFLSSNCRPQHPPPPPPPPPPPHHETQSRPSWAARSPEPAVTKETAKSMLRLARWNAGIRPGPVRPAVPRLSVEALRAAQRTHRSAPSTQLFQAQPWTVPAPHTHKT